The window TGTTGATATTCCGGTCTTCTTTAAGAGTGCAGAAGAGAGTTTGATTCAAAAAAAAAATGAAGCAGCCCGGCGATTACTTCATAAAATTAAAGGCATCGCCGGTGTGATCGGAGCAGAAAGAATACACTCTTTGAGTCAGGACTGCGAAGCATCACTTCAAGCACAATCAGACGATGACAATATCACAATATTGATAAATATCCTTAAAACTGAAATAGAACTATTCTGCCACACTGATGAAGTGAATGATGTTGCAGGATTAGCATGATCGAACACAAAAATCATAAATTGAACCGGAATGAAATTATTCTTCACCCGGGTGACTATTTCTCTTCCCATGAAAGGATCATCATATCGACAATTCTGGGATCCTGTATTTCAGTGGCTCTCATCGACAGTGAGAATAAATGGGGAGGTATGAACCATTTCCTTCTTCCCCGGATGTCCGTGAATAACCCCGATAACATCCTAAAAGATAAAAATGCACGCTATGGTGTTCATGCAATGGAGTTACTCATTAATGACCTTTTGAAAATGGGATCCAGGAAGAATCATTTGGTTGCCAAAGTGTTTGGAGGCGGAT is drawn from Oceanispirochaeta sp. and contains these coding sequences:
- a CDS encoding Hpt domain-containing protein gives rise to the protein MKNLEIFKIENLFHYTEYDKELASQMMQMAIVDIPVFFKSAEESLIQKKNEAARRLLHKIKGIAGVIGAERIHSLSQDCEASLQAQSDDDNITILINILKTEIELFCHTDEVNDVAGLA
- a CDS encoding chemotaxis protein CheD — encoded protein: MIEHKNHKLNRNEIILHPGDYFSSHERIIISTILGSCISVALIDSENKWGGMNHFLLPRMSVNNPDNILKDKNARYGVHAMELLINDLLKMGSRKNHLVAKVFGGGSVLNFDSPDKKNIGFFNIQFIFQFLTNERIPVTASDTGEYCGRKVLFFPDTGKVLVKKLQSSKVISDIKKEEMKAAIYLNKKKEEQKIILF